In Thermococcus thioreducens, a genomic segment contains:
- a CDS encoding THUMP domain-containing protein, translating to MTILLVTAPYNREGDAILELEWALERVRVKGTDWRGVLLAETPLSKGEALKKLKNFETQAIQRVVPLDIIVPASRDDIERAVLQLAKKMDGTFAVRAKVRGNRNLSARELEVKLGSLIVEAFGLKVNLSDPDYTVVVEVLGKRAGIGLVGRGELLRPEVME from the coding sequence ATGACGATTCTTCTCGTTACGGCCCCGTACAACAGGGAGGGTGATGCAATACTTGAGCTGGAATGGGCACTGGAAAGGGTTCGGGTTAAGGGGACGGACTGGAGGGGGGTTCTCCTGGCCGAGACACCTCTGTCTAAGGGAGAAGCCCTTAAGAAACTTAAGAACTTCGAGACCCAGGCGATACAGCGGGTTGTCCCCCTCGACATAATCGTTCCGGCAAGTAGGGATGATATTGAAAGGGCCGTCCTCCAGCTGGCGAAAAAAATGGACGGCACCTTCGCTGTGCGCGCCAAGGTCAGGGGGAACAGGAATCTCTCTGCGAGAGAGCTTGAAGTAAAGCTGGGTTCGCTTATAGTGGAAGCCTTCGGCCTAAAAGTCAACCTCAGCGACCCGGACTACACGGTTGTTGTCGAAGTGCTTGGGAAAAGGGCCGGAATCGGGCTGGTTGGAAGGGGAGAACTGCTCCGCCCTGAGGTGATGGAGTGA
- a CDS encoding CGP-CTERM-anchored Cys-rich protein, which yields MKTEDVSMGSLNVSILVTEEAIERLREDGWKVSDNTTFERNGVTITLISVGGGECTSDADCATGGCSGEVCAPREGASKILTPCVYRQWYDCLPLTSCGCVNGLCTWKPNQAFESCLREHGVDPSQVVRAGYFELRVEGINKSDGEINAALKDFLGAFGVSCNSPLTLVKTAVIRLSPTINPSEVNASGAIKAELEWMRGFGIVNMSGKEVEEISAVARWGFAGHNGKIGWYEGANGSYAWMPYYRSRNPSLIKCVSMEVPPYRLPNGTAYVGPTVAEPPSESPATASGSTNGEVCGPAVVIGLPLLLLLFRRR from the coding sequence GTGAAGACCGAGGACGTCTCGATGGGGTCATTAAACGTCTCCATTCTCGTCACGGAGGAGGCCATTGAGAGGCTCAGGGAGGATGGGTGGAAGGTCTCCGATAACACAACTTTTGAGAGGAACGGTGTCACGATAACTCTGATTTCCGTTGGGGGAGGCGAATGCACCTCCGACGCCGACTGCGCCACCGGCGGCTGTTCCGGTGAGGTCTGCGCTCCCAGGGAGGGGGCGTCAAAGATACTCACGCCCTGCGTTTACAGGCAATGGTATGACTGCCTCCCCCTGACGAGCTGCGGCTGCGTCAACGGCCTCTGCACCTGGAAGCCGAACCAGGCCTTTGAGTCCTGCCTGAGGGAGCACGGAGTTGATCCCTCCCAGGTAGTTCGCGCAGGATACTTTGAGCTCAGGGTTGAGGGCATCAACAAGTCCGACGGCGAGATAAACGCAGCTCTAAAGGACTTCCTCGGCGCTTTTGGAGTCTCGTGCAACTCACCGCTTACGCTGGTTAAAACTGCCGTAATCCGACTTTCTCCTACCATAAACCCCTCTGAAGTTAACGCTTCAGGGGCTATAAAGGCCGAGCTGGAGTGGATGAGGGGATTTGGAATAGTCAACATGAGCGGGAAGGAGGTTGAGGAAATCTCCGCGGTAGCCCGGTGGGGCTTTGCCGGCCACAACGGAAAAATAGGATGGTATGAAGGGGCGAACGGGAGCTATGCGTGGATGCCCTACTATAGGAGCAGGAATCCGAGCCTGATAAAGTGCGTCTCTATGGAGGTTCCGCCCTACAGGCTCCCGAACGGCACTGCCTACGTCGGGCCTACAGTGGCCGAGCCTCCCTCAGAGAGTCCTGCCACGGCCTCTGGTTCAACTAATGGGGAGGTATGCGGGCCGGCCGTTGTGATAGGACTGCCTCTGCTTCTCCTGCTCTTCAGGAGGAGGTGA
- a CDS encoding ornithine aminotransferase: MVVRPNVKELPGKKAKEIIEKNFEALAYTTQDPETLPIVIDHGDGILVYDVDGNVFYDFGSGVGVLNVGHTHPRVVEAIKRQAEKFTHFALNDFFYENAITLANKLAELAPGDFPKKVVYQNSGAEANEAMMKLVKYGTGRKRFIAFYHAFHGRTQAVLSLTASKWVQQDRFFPTMPGVEHIPYPNPYRNPWHIDGYAEPDELVNRVIEFIEEYVFRHVPPEEVGAIVFEPIQGEGGYVVPPKGFFKELKKLADSYGILLADDEVQMGVGRTGKFWAIEHFDVAPDTIQFGKAIGGGIPLAGVVHRADIAFDKPGRHASTFGGNPVAIAAGIEVVEIVKELLPHVREVGDYLHKYLKELEEKYEVIGDARGLGLAQAVEIVKSKDTKEKNPKLRDKIVKEAVKRGLILLGCGDNSIRFIPPLTISKEEIDVAMEIFEESLKAALG, encoded by the coding sequence ATGGTGGTTAGACCGAACGTTAAAGAACTCCCTGGAAAGAAGGCCAAGGAGATCATAGAGAAAAACTTTGAAGCCCTCGCCTACACAACCCAGGACCCGGAGACGCTCCCGATAGTCATCGACCACGGGGATGGAATCCTCGTCTATGACGTCGACGGAAACGTCTTCTACGACTTCGGAAGCGGTGTAGGCGTCCTCAACGTCGGCCACACCCACCCGAGGGTCGTCGAGGCCATAAAGAGGCAGGCCGAGAAGTTCACCCACTTCGCCCTCAATGACTTCTTCTATGAGAACGCCATAACACTCGCTAACAAGCTCGCCGAGCTCGCCCCCGGTGACTTCCCGAAGAAGGTCGTCTACCAGAACAGCGGTGCCGAGGCCAACGAGGCCATGATGAAGCTCGTTAAGTATGGAACCGGCAGGAAGAGGTTTATCGCCTTCTACCACGCCTTCCACGGAAGAACCCAGGCCGTTCTCAGCCTGACAGCCAGCAAATGGGTTCAGCAGGACAGGTTCTTCCCGACCATGCCGGGCGTTGAGCACATTCCCTACCCGAACCCCTATAGGAACCCCTGGCACATCGACGGCTACGCCGAGCCGGATGAACTCGTCAACCGCGTTATAGAGTTCATCGAGGAGTACGTTTTCAGGCACGTCCCGCCCGAGGAGGTTGGAGCCATAGTCTTCGAGCCGATACAGGGTGAAGGTGGTTACGTCGTTCCTCCCAAGGGCTTCTTCAAGGAGCTCAAGAAGCTGGCGGACAGCTACGGAATCCTCCTGGCTGACGACGAGGTTCAGATGGGTGTCGGAAGGACAGGAAAGTTCTGGGCCATCGAGCACTTTGATGTTGCACCTGACACCATACAGTTCGGCAAGGCCATTGGCGGCGGAATCCCCTTAGCGGGTGTTGTCCACAGGGCCGACATAGCGTTCGACAAACCGGGCAGGCACGCCTCGACCTTCGGCGGCAACCCCGTCGCGATAGCTGCAGGAATAGAGGTCGTCGAGATAGTCAAGGAGCTCCTCCCGCACGTCCGGGAGGTCGGCGACTACCTCCACAAGTACCTCAAGGAGCTCGAGGAGAAGTACGAGGTCATCGGAGATGCGAGGGGTCTTGGACTGGCCCAGGCCGTCGAGATAGTCAAGAGCAAGGACACCAAGGAGAAGAACCCCAAGCTGAGGGACAAGATAGTCAAGGAGGCCGTCAAGCGCGGGCTCATACTCCTCGGCTGTGGAGACAACAGCATACGCTTTATCCCGCCACTGACCATAAGCAAGGAAGAGATAGACGTCGCCATGGAGATATTCGAGGAGAGCCTCAAAGCCGCTCTCGGCTGA
- the eno gene encoding phosphopyruvate hydratase yields the protein MENPFEITGVVAREILDSRGNPTVEVEVYTPISMGRAAVPSGASTGTHEALELRDGGKRYLGKGVRRAVENVNKIIAPELIGMDVTWQRDIDSLLLELDGTENKSNLGANAMLGVSLAVAKAAANALGLPLYQYIGGTNAYVMPVPMSNVINGGVHAGNELDFQEFMIMPVGADSFREAIRWVSETYHVLKSVIAEKYGKNAVNVGDEGGFAPPMKEVTEPLEVLIKAIEEAGYKPGDEIAFALDAASSEFFHPNKGKYVVAGKEYDKGELLELYRELVTSYPIVSIEDPFHEEDWEGFAMITKELGGKIQIVGDDLFVTNPKRIRKGIELGAANALLLKVNQIGTLSEAIDAAYTAFRAGYGVVVSHRSGETEDATIADLAVALNAGQIKTGAPARSDRNAKYNQLIRIEEELEGIAVYPGRKFRNPFF from the coding sequence ATGGAGAACCCGTTTGAGATTACAGGGGTTGTGGCAAGGGAGATACTGGACAGCAGGGGGAACCCGACGGTTGAGGTCGAGGTCTACACGCCGATAAGCATGGGGCGTGCTGCCGTTCCGAGTGGAGCGAGCACCGGAACCCACGAGGCCCTTGAGCTCAGGGATGGTGGAAAGCGCTACCTCGGCAAGGGCGTTAGAAGGGCCGTTGAGAACGTCAACAAGATTATCGCGCCCGAACTCATCGGCATGGACGTCACCTGGCAGAGGGACATCGACAGCCTCCTCCTTGAGCTCGATGGAACGGAGAACAAGAGCAACCTCGGTGCCAACGCGATGCTCGGCGTTTCTCTTGCCGTTGCCAAGGCAGCAGCGAACGCGCTCGGACTTCCGCTCTACCAGTACATCGGCGGAACCAACGCCTACGTCATGCCCGTTCCGATGAGCAACGTCATCAACGGCGGCGTTCACGCCGGCAACGAGCTCGACTTCCAGGAGTTCATGATCATGCCCGTTGGAGCAGACTCCTTCAGGGAAGCGATAAGGTGGGTGAGCGAGACCTACCACGTCCTCAAGAGCGTCATCGCTGAAAAGTACGGAAAGAACGCCGTGAACGTCGGTGACGAGGGTGGCTTTGCCCCACCGATGAAGGAGGTCACCGAGCCGCTCGAAGTCCTCATCAAGGCCATCGAGGAGGCCGGCTACAAGCCGGGCGATGAGATTGCCTTCGCCCTTGATGCCGCTTCCAGTGAGTTCTTCCACCCCAACAAGGGCAAGTACGTCGTTGCCGGAAAGGAGTACGACAAGGGCGAGCTCCTCGAGCTCTACCGTGAGCTGGTTACCAGCTATCCGATAGTTTCCATTGAGGACCCGTTCCACGAAGAGGACTGGGAAGGCTTCGCGATGATAACCAAGGAGCTCGGAGGCAAGATACAGATAGTCGGCGACGACCTGTTCGTCACCAACCCGAAGAGGATAAGGAAGGGCATCGAGCTTGGCGCCGCCAACGCGCTCCTCCTCAAGGTCAACCAGATTGGAACGCTGAGCGAGGCAATAGATGCCGCCTACACGGCTTTTAGGGCAGGCTACGGTGTCGTCGTCTCCCACCGCTCTGGAGAGACCGAGGATGCCACCATAGCGGACCTTGCGGTTGCACTCAACGCCGGCCAGATCAAGACAGGGGCCCCGGCCAGGAGCGACAGGAACGCCAAGTACAACCAGCTCATCAGGATAGAGGAGGAGCTTGAAGGCATAGCGGTATATCCGGGCAGGAAGTTCAGGAACCCGTTCTTCTGA
- a CDS encoding ECF transporter S component, with protein MDLTEMLKPYGHYVLGGAVVVFLAYIWAKRKEYRAPATIALSAVLAAVVAIATNVIKVPTPATGGYINLGDTMVMFSAMVFGPVVGVFAGGVGSAPGDIIGGYPGWAPITLVVKGLEGLVIGYIARRSDNVSTLVIAGIVGGMIMVSGYFAFEAYMFGVPAALTEVPGNTVQAVTGIIVGTGLATIIKKRYPEVTDLI; from the coding sequence ATGGATCTGACCGAGATGCTCAAGCCGTACGGTCACTATGTACTCGGAGGCGCGGTGGTGGTGTTCCTCGCTTACATCTGGGCCAAGAGGAAGGAGTACAGGGCACCTGCCACAATAGCCCTTTCGGCAGTCCTCGCGGCGGTAGTTGCGATAGCCACCAACGTAATAAAGGTGCCGACCCCGGCAACGGGGGGCTACATAAACCTTGGGGACACCATGGTCATGTTCTCGGCGATGGTCTTCGGGCCGGTCGTTGGAGTCTTCGCCGGCGGTGTTGGTTCGGCCCCTGGAGACATCATCGGTGGCTACCCTGGATGGGCGCCGATAACGCTCGTCGTCAAGGGACTGGAGGGATTGGTTATAGGATACATCGCCAGAAGGAGCGACAACGTCTCGACCCTCGTCATAGCCGGAATCGTCGGTGGAATGATAATGGTCTCCGGCTACTTCGCATTTGAGGCGTACATGTTTGGTGTTCCTGCGGCTCTAACGGAGGTTCCAGGAAACACCGTCCAAGCCGTCACGGGAATAATAGTCGGGACGGGTCTGGCAACGATAATAAAGAAGAGGTACCCCGAGGTCACCGACCTCATCTAA
- the deoC gene encoding deoxyribose-phosphate aldolase, which produces MGDHLDMAKYIDHTNLKPYATADDIVKLCEEAKEYGFYAVCVNPYRVKLAKELLKGSEVKVATVIGFPLGATPTEVKVFEAKRALEDGADELDMVINIGALKDKDYEYVKRDIEEVVRVAHERGAVVKVILETCYLTEEEKVKACELAKEAGADFVKTSTGFGTGGATVEDVKLMREVVGQEMGVKAAGGIRTYEQALAMIEAGATRIGTSSGVKIVEGARDAGSG; this is translated from the coding sequence ATGGGTGATCATCTCGATATGGCTAAATATATCGACCATACGAATCTCAAACCATACGCTACCGCCGATGATATAGTTAAGCTCTGCGAGGAAGCCAAGGAGTACGGCTTTTACGCCGTCTGTGTCAACCCGTACAGGGTAAAGCTGGCAAAGGAACTCCTCAAGGGCTCGGAGGTAAAGGTTGCCACGGTTATAGGCTTCCCCCTCGGTGCAACTCCGACGGAGGTCAAGGTATTTGAGGCAAAGAGGGCTTTGGAAGACGGTGCCGACGAGCTTGACATGGTCATCAACATCGGCGCTCTGAAGGATAAGGACTACGAGTACGTGAAAAGGGACATTGAGGAGGTAGTCAGGGTCGCCCACGAGAGGGGTGCGGTAGTCAAGGTCATCCTTGAAACATGCTACCTCACAGAGGAGGAGAAGGTCAAGGCCTGCGAGCTGGCAAAGGAAGCTGGAGCGGACTTCGTGAAGACCTCAACGGGCTTCGGGACCGGCGGGGCCACCGTTGAGGACGTTAAGCTCATGAGGGAGGTCGTTGGCCAGGAGATGGGCGTCAAGGCCGCTGGAGGCATCAGGACCTACGAACAGGCCCTGGCGATGATAGAGGCGGGAGCAACGAGGATTGGAACCTCCAGCGGCGTAAAAATCGTGGAGGGGGCGAGGGATGCAGGGAGTGGGTGA
- a CDS encoding Lrp/AsnC family transcriptional regulator encodes MVASLDSTDLRLLKELKENARENIASLSKKLGIPRTTVHYRIKKLVEEGVIEKFTVKPNYKKLDLGTTAFILARYEPDSGLSQREVAERIAALEGVYEVHIIAGEWDLLIKVRAPSSEEVGKIVVDRLREIKGVGQTVTMVSFVTVKEEL; translated from the coding sequence ATGGTAGCATCACTCGATAGCACCGATTTGAGGCTGTTGAAGGAATTGAAGGAGAACGCCAGGGAGAACATAGCGAGTCTCAGCAAGAAGCTGGGGATACCGAGGACCACCGTCCACTACCGCATCAAGAAGCTGGTTGAGGAAGGGGTGATAGAGAAGTTCACGGTCAAGCCCAACTACAAGAAGCTCGACCTTGGGACGACGGCCTTTATACTAGCCAGGTATGAACCAGACTCCGGTCTGAGCCAGAGGGAGGTTGCTGAGAGGATAGCGGCCCTTGAGGGGGTCTACGAAGTCCACATAATAGCCGGCGAATGGGATCTGCTCATAAAGGTACGCGCCCCGAGCTCAGAGGAGGTCGGAAAGATAGTCGTTGACAGGCTCCGGGAGATAAAAGGGGTTGGCCAGACTGTAACTATGGTGTCGTTCGTAACGGTTAAGGAGGAGCTTTAG
- a CDS encoding family 4B encapsulin nanocompartment shell protein codes for MQGVGEIKDILMRAIAELQEEGLEPDILLVGPGFLEHSAEILRDCRLRIYKIEELGYDAVVADSKYLGQIKRASRRISVEPLLKESEMWEELKKLEV; via the coding sequence ATGCAGGGAGTGGGTGAGATAAAGGATATCCTGATGAGGGCCATAGCGGAGCTCCAGGAGGAGGGCCTTGAACCCGACATACTCCTGGTTGGGCCGGGCTTCCTTGAGCACTCCGCGGAGATACTCCGGGACTGCAGGCTCAGGATATATAAGATCGAGGAGCTGGGATACGATGCCGTCGTTGCGGACTCCAAGTATCTCGGACAGATAAAAAGGGCCTCAAGGAGAATATCCGTTGAGCCGCTCCTCAAGGAAAGTGAGATGTGGGAAGAACTGAAAAAGCTGGAAGTTTAG
- the trxB gene encoding thioredoxin-disulfide reductase, with product MFSLGGFSRGGEYENKTWDVLIIGAGPAGFTAAIYAKRFGLETLIISKDLGGNMALTDLIENYPGFLQISGSELTNRMHEQVKNLGVDVVFDEVERIDPTECAYYEGPCKFAVKTKNGKEYKAKTVIIAVGAAPRKLHVPGEEELTGRGVSYCATCDGPLFKGKKVIVVGGGNTALQEAMYLKSIGVDVTLVHRRDQFRADKILQDRFKESGIPTILNTVVTEIIGENKVEAVKLKNRVTGEETEMKVDGVFIFIGYEPKTDFVKHLGITDEYGYIPVDMHMRTKVKGIFAAGDITNVFKQIAVAVGQGAIAANSAKELLEEWSEKNEE from the coding sequence ATGTTCAGTCTAGGAGGATTCTCACGCGGAGGGGAGTATGAGAACAAGACCTGGGACGTGCTCATCATAGGTGCCGGACCGGCAGGATTCACCGCGGCCATATATGCCAAACGTTTCGGTTTGGAGACCCTCATCATCAGCAAAGACTTGGGCGGAAACATGGCTTTAACCGACCTCATAGAGAACTACCCCGGCTTTCTGCAGATAAGCGGTTCCGAGCTGACAAACAGGATGCACGAGCAGGTCAAGAACCTCGGCGTTGACGTAGTCTTCGACGAGGTCGAGAGGATAGACCCGACGGAGTGCGCCTACTACGAGGGCCCGTGCAAGTTCGCGGTTAAGACCAAGAACGGTAAGGAGTACAAGGCAAAGACGGTAATCATAGCCGTCGGTGCCGCGCCGAGAAAGCTCCACGTCCCCGGAGAGGAGGAGCTGACCGGAAGGGGAGTTTCCTACTGCGCCACCTGCGACGGCCCGCTCTTCAAGGGCAAGAAGGTCATCGTTGTGGGCGGCGGAAACACGGCACTGCAGGAGGCGATGTATCTTAAAAGCATAGGCGTTGACGTGACACTCGTCCACAGGCGCGACCAGTTCAGGGCGGACAAGATACTCCAGGACAGGTTCAAGGAGAGCGGCATTCCAACTATACTCAACACCGTCGTGACCGAGATAATCGGGGAGAACAAGGTCGAGGCGGTGAAGCTGAAGAACCGCGTAACCGGGGAAGAGACCGAGATGAAGGTAGATGGGGTCTTCATATTCATCGGCTACGAGCCGAAGACGGACTTCGTCAAGCACCTCGGCATAACCGACGAGTACGGCTACATCCCGGTGGACATGCACATGCGCACCAAGGTGAAGGGCATCTTCGCGGCTGGAGACATAACCAACGTCTTCAAGCAGATAGCTGTGGCAGTAGGCCAGGGAGCGATAGCTGCAAACTCCGCCAAGGAGCTCCTTGAGGAGTGGAGCGAGAAGAACGAGGAGTGA
- a CDS encoding metal-dependent hydrolase, with protein sequence MPNYDAHVLSGVVTYPLVVAIAGFLSSKGVPFELSTMALVIGYTLYVLGADLPDMDHPNALIHRGTKPIVSVLVGGATYINLAGSINVGEQWLNTAVAWGIAVAAALVAWYAFTWMMPKHRGIVHSLLFAAVYGALAFLLVEYGLDMASGEGLYVGFAAFSGYVLHLLLDREVSLL encoded by the coding sequence ATGCCGAACTACGACGCCCACGTGCTCAGCGGGGTAGTTACATACCCCCTCGTTGTGGCGATTGCAGGCTTTCTCTCCAGTAAAGGGGTTCCTTTCGAGCTGAGCACGATGGCGCTGGTAATAGGCTACACCCTCTACGTCCTCGGGGCAGACCTGCCGGACATGGATCACCCAAACGCGCTGATCCACCGCGGAACGAAGCCCATAGTGAGCGTTTTGGTGGGGGGAGCGACCTACATCAACCTCGCCGGCTCGATAAATGTCGGTGAGCAGTGGTTAAACACCGCCGTTGCCTGGGGAATCGCGGTGGCTGCTGCACTGGTAGCGTGGTATGCCTTCACGTGGATGATGCCGAAACACAGAGGGATAGTCCACTCCCTGCTCTTCGCGGCAGTATACGGCGCTCTGGCCTTTCTGCTCGTGGAGTACGGCCTCGACATGGCAAGTGGGGAAGGACTCTACGTCGGCTTCGCTGCCTTCAGCGGCTATGTTTTACACCTGCTCCTCGACAGGGAGGTTTCCCTCCTGTGA
- a CDS encoding ATPase, translating into MGASSLKLYPYQSYEVYGLSRNPFEQLASEGIADVESIHVYQEIDMRLQMIVSEVIGNKSSIALSIVGPLGMGKTQRLKTIAKAIEENRGKAIYVKVDTNDILKLTRDIFYALKPPKSRTNIFLENLSRKLGFIDRLEKMLSDRDEYKSRDIAELLTEQMGKYPYCALLLDELENMQTASEREKIQFFEMLRHFISNMPQGCVVAFACIPEAYEEYSRIFPAFFMRLHYEFKLRPMSLDEAYELVKKRLNLVRTRDTDDPLYPFTEEAVKLIHELGKGNPRQILRLLHYVLSESAKHKFDPIDDYVVTTILEEPKSLEEYLTRIPKDYKDLVEAIVHEFNGGPVSYIQIAKVVKRPGIQVYDQLNELIRLGFLVGDPKGNYKVPEYVRKFLEEGGETKESEE; encoded by the coding sequence ATGGGAGCGAGTAGCCTTAAGCTTTATCCCTACCAGTCATACGAAGTTTACGGTCTTTCTCGAAACCCCTTTGAACAGCTCGCAAGCGAGGGAATAGCCGACGTCGAGAGCATTCACGTCTATCAGGAGATAGACATGCGCCTCCAGATGATAGTGTCCGAAGTAATAGGCAATAAGAGCTCCATAGCGCTGAGCATAGTCGGTCCCCTCGGGATGGGCAAGACCCAGAGGCTTAAGACCATAGCCAAGGCCATAGAAGAGAACAGGGGGAAGGCGATATACGTCAAGGTTGACACGAACGACATCCTCAAGCTCACGCGCGACATCTTCTACGCCCTCAAGCCGCCGAAGAGCAGAACGAACATTTTCCTCGAAAACCTATCAAGGAAGCTCGGCTTCATAGACCGGCTTGAGAAGATGCTGAGCGACCGGGACGAGTACAAGAGCAGGGACATAGCCGAGCTTTTGACCGAGCAGATGGGGAAGTACCCCTACTGCGCCCTCCTCCTGGACGAGCTGGAGAACATGCAGACAGCGAGCGAAAGGGAGAAGATACAGTTCTTTGAGATGCTCAGACACTTCATCAGCAACATGCCCCAGGGATGTGTGGTTGCATTCGCTTGCATACCTGAAGCCTACGAGGAATACTCCAGGATTTTCCCGGCCTTCTTCATGCGCCTCCACTACGAGTTCAAGCTTCGCCCGATGAGCCTGGATGAAGCCTACGAACTGGTGAAAAAGAGGCTCAACCTCGTGAGGACACGGGACACCGACGATCCGCTGTACCCGTTCACGGAAGAGGCGGTAAAGCTGATCCACGAGCTCGGAAAGGGCAACCCGAGGCAGATTCTAAGGCTCCTCCACTACGTGCTCAGCGAATCAGCGAAGCACAAGTTCGACCCCATAGACGACTACGTCGTCACGACCATCCTTGAGGAGCCGAAGAGCCTTGAGGAGTACCTCACGAGGATCCCGAAGGACTACAAAGATCTCGTCGAGGCGATAGTCCATGAGTTCAACGGCGGGCCTGTGAGCTACATCCAGATAGCCAAGGTCGTTAAGAGGCCGGGAATACAGGTCTACGACCAGCTCAACGAGCTGATAAGGCTGGGCTTTCTGGTCGGCGACCCGAAGGGCAACTACAAGGTTCCAGAGTACGTGAGGAAGTTCCTTGAAGAGGGCGGAGAGACGAAAGAGAGCGAAGAGTGA
- a CDS encoding radical SAM protein: MAERKKLKIYIPGIKFPSISLTGNYCALNCAHCGRHYLESMRKPTRRELVDYCVSLEREGYTGCLLSGGLDSRLKVPLDKYADEIREIKRRTSLKLNAHVGFIDEKDLEWVKYVDVVSLDFVGDDDVIKRVYKIDRTVKDYLRILDLLTEAGVRVAPHITIGLDFGKVHWEYRAIDMLVKYPIDVLVLDVLIPTKGTEMEGVSSPGVEESLDVVRYARERFDGEISIGCMRPLGKWRLEFDRGAVLAGVDRLTNPPRKVIDWAKTVREVEIIYECCVV, from the coding sequence ATGGCAGAACGGAAGAAGCTAAAGATATACATCCCGGGCATTAAGTTTCCCTCCATCTCGCTCACGGGAAACTACTGCGCGCTCAACTGCGCCCACTGCGGGAGGCACTACCTTGAGAGCATGAGGAAGCCGACGAGGAGAGAGCTGGTGGATTACTGCGTCAGCCTTGAGAGGGAAGGCTACACCGGCTGCCTGCTGAGCGGAGGTCTGGACTCCCGCCTGAAGGTCCCCCTCGACAAGTACGCCGATGAAATCAGGGAGATAAAGAGGAGGACGAGCTTAAAGCTCAACGCCCACGTGGGATTCATAGACGAGAAAGATTTGGAGTGGGTCAAATACGTCGATGTAGTTTCCCTCGACTTCGTTGGCGATGACGACGTTATAAAGAGGGTCTACAAAATAGACAGGACCGTAAAGGACTACCTCAGAATCCTCGACCTGCTCACGGAAGCAGGCGTCAGGGTTGCCCCACACATAACCATAGGCCTCGACTTCGGGAAAGTCCACTGGGAGTACAGGGCTATAGACATGCTGGTGAAGTATCCCATAGATGTCCTCGTGCTGGACGTGCTCATCCCAACAAAGGGAACGGAGATGGAAGGTGTATCCTCTCCGGGGGTTGAGGAGAGCCTTGATGTCGTGAGGTACGCCAGGGAACGATTCGACGGGGAGATAAGCATAGGCTGTATGAGGCCACTTGGAAAATGGCGCCTTGAGTTCGACAGGGGAGCGGTTTTGGCCGGCGTTGACAGGCTGACGAACCCCCCAAGAAAAGTTATAGATTGGGCAAAAACTGTAAGGGAAGTTGAGATAATCTACGAGTGCTGCGTGGTATAG
- a CDS encoding SagB/ThcOx family dehydrogenase, with product MNFRHVSYIVVALVVASSLLLVLKPYVPLRSVGETVSGDVIALPEPRLESEISVEEAIARRRSIRSYRDEPVTLRQLSQLLWAAQGITAQRTKFRASPSAGATYPFEVYVVAGNVEGLAPGVYRYDPFNHTLVSVKPGDYRKALQDAALDQRWVGDAPLSLVLVAFYERTTSRYGERGIRYVHMEAGHIGQNIYLQATALGLGTVAVGAFYDEQVAEILGTDGAPLYIFPVGVPNG from the coding sequence ATGAACTTCAGACATGTTTCGTACATCGTCGTGGCCCTGGTGGTGGCCTCGTCACTTCTCCTCGTCCTCAAGCCTTACGTTCCGCTGAGGAGCGTGGGCGAGACGGTCTCTGGAGATGTTATAGCCCTGCCAGAACCGAGGCTGGAGTCAGAGATCAGCGTCGAGGAGGCAATAGCGAGGCGTAGAAGCATACGTTCCTACAGGGACGAACCCGTAACCCTTCGCCAGCTCTCCCAGCTCCTCTGGGCGGCGCAGGGGATAACGGCCCAGCGAACCAAGTTTCGGGCCTCACCCAGCGCGGGAGCGACATATCCCTTCGAGGTCTATGTGGTGGCAGGGAACGTTGAAGGCCTTGCCCCGGGCGTTTACCGCTACGACCCCTTCAACCACACCCTTGTATCGGTGAAGCCCGGAGACTACAGAAAAGCCCTCCAGGATGCCGCCCTCGACCAGCGGTGGGTTGGGGATGCACCCCTCAGCTTAGTCCTTGTGGCATTCTACGAAAGAACGACTTCGCGCTACGGGGAGAGGGGGATTAGATACGTTCACATGGAGGCGGGCCATATTGGTCAGAACATCTACCTCCAGGCAACTGCTTTGGGTTTGGGAACCGTCGCCGTTGGGGCCTTCTACGATGAGCAGGTTGCGGAGATACTGGGCACCGACGGTGCTCCCCTGTACATCTTTCCGGTTGGTGTTCCGAATGGTTAG